The Aggregatilinea lenta genome includes a region encoding these proteins:
- a CDS encoding branched-chain amino acid ABC transporter permease: protein MGTYFARLSPAHRRSWGLVAVYLGALVIISLVDFGINGAGQTLFRGVLLGMLIFLVASGLSLIFGLLDVLNFAQGAFLLVGAYVGYQVYDSVGLSAGLSFLAAMISAVVATGLMGAIIEWGLIRPLYKRPVFQIVLTFGLAAVLGDLVERAYGPQARQPLAPPSFLDGTFTLFGQTQSIYRLFIIALGLAMMVGVYLLLNRTRIGIIIRAGVQDAEMVQALGINVRRVFTLVFVIGAALAGLGGIAIVPYQGATLEMGQQFLILAIVVVVIGGMGSYEGTAIASFIVGLTRAVAEQLSLAHFDAPVMAETSILLLMIVVLLVQPSGLFGREVE, encoded by the coding sequence ATGGGAACCTATTTCGCAAGATTGAGTCCGGCGCACCGCCGGTCGTGGGGCCTTGTGGCCGTCTATCTGGGCGCGCTGGTAATCATCAGCCTGGTGGATTTCGGGATCAACGGGGCCGGGCAGACATTGTTTCGCGGCGTGCTGCTGGGCATGCTCATTTTCCTCGTCGCGTCGGGCCTGTCGCTGATCTTCGGCCTGCTGGATGTGCTGAACTTCGCGCAGGGCGCGTTCCTGCTTGTGGGCGCGTACGTCGGCTATCAGGTTTACGATAGCGTCGGCCTCAGCGCCGGGCTGAGCTTCCTGGCGGCGATGATCAGCGCAGTGGTTGCGACAGGGCTGATGGGAGCCATCATCGAGTGGGGGCTGATCCGGCCCCTGTATAAACGCCCGGTGTTCCAGATCGTGCTGACCTTCGGCCTTGCGGCGGTGCTGGGCGATCTCGTCGAGCGCGCGTACGGGCCACAGGCGCGCCAGCCGCTGGCTCCGCCGAGCTTTTTGGATGGCACGTTTACGCTGTTCGGCCAGACACAGAGCATCTACCGCCTGTTCATCATTGCGCTGGGTCTGGCAATGATGGTGGGCGTATACCTCCTGCTCAACCGCACGCGGATCGGCATCATCATCCGTGCGGGCGTGCAGGATGCCGAGATGGTCCAGGCGCTGGGCATCAACGTGCGGCGCGTATTCACGCTGGTCTTCGTGATCGGCGCGGCGCTGGCGGGCCTGGGCGGGATCGCCATCGTGCCCTACCAGGGCGCGACGCTGGAGATGGGGCAGCAGTTCCTGATCCTGGCGATTGTGGTTGTCGTGATCGGCGGCATGGGCAGCTACGAGGGTACTGCCATCGCCAGCTTCATCGTCGGGCTGACGCGCGCCGTCGCCGAGCAGCTCTCGCTGGCGCACTTCGACGCGCCGGTGATGGCCGAAACGTCGATCCTGCTGCTGATGATCGTGGTGCTGCTGGTCCAGCCGAGCGGCCTGTTTGGGCGGGAGGTAGAATGA
- a CDS encoding OadG family protein — protein sequence MGENLVDALEITAVGMTLVFGAIFLLWGVMSLLVRFTADRPDTATDAPGTAATNDAETERKRRAAVAAVAVALAREHDYTLPHAFPIPPTPIVSAWQAVMRGRQLKQRGPIR from the coding sequence ATGGGCGAAAATCTGGTTGACGCACTTGAAATCACCGCCGTCGGCATGACGCTGGTGTTCGGTGCCATCTTTCTACTGTGGGGCGTGATGTCGCTGCTGGTCCGCTTCACCGCCGATCGCCCCGACACCGCCACCGACGCGCCCGGCACCGCAGCCACTAATGATGCCGAGACCGAGCGCAAGCGCCGCGCGGCGGTCGCTGCCGTGGCGGTCGCCCTGGCGCGCGAGCACGATTACACCCTACCCCACGCCTTCCCCATTCCACCCACGCCCATCGTCAGCGCGTGGCAGGCCGTGATGCGCGGTCGGCAGCTCAAGCAGCGAGGTCCAATCCGATGA
- a CDS encoding SRPBCC family protein: protein MSKLNLIAEPGQLDIRISRDFNAPRELVFKACTDPALVAQWWGQKSTTTIVDKLEPRMGGLWRFIERDADGQEYAFRGVFHEVTPPERLVYTFEFEPMAGHILLETIEFEEHDGKTRVIDTSVFQSVEDRDGMIASGMEGGAEESWDQLEDLVKGL from the coding sequence ATGAGCAAGCTGAATCTGATCGCTGAACCCGGACAGCTCGACATTCGTATATCCCGCGACTTCAATGCCCCGCGTGAGCTGGTGTTCAAAGCCTGCACCGATCCGGCGCTGGTCGCTCAGTGGTGGGGACAAAAAAGTACCACCACGATCGTAGACAAGCTGGAGCCGAGAATGGGTGGCCTTTGGCGCTTCATCGAGCGTGACGCGGATGGCCAGGAGTACGCATTTCGAGGCGTCTTTCACGAGGTTACACCCCCCGAACGACTGGTTTATACGTTCGAGTTCGAGCCAATGGCGGGTCATATCTTGCTGGAAACCATCGAGTTTGAGGAACACGATGGCAAAACCCGTGTAATCGACACCTCGGTTTTCCAGTCGGTTGAAGATCGCGACGGGATGATCGCATCCGGCATGGAAGGCGGCGCCGAGGAAAGTTGGGATCAACTGGAGGACCTGGTGAAGGGGCTGTAA
- a CDS encoding ArsR/SmtB family transcription factor, whose translation MNTTFQALVDPTRRRILDLVREQPRLVGELVDLLKLSQPGVSKHLRVLREAGLVSVRQDAQRHWYELRPEPLAEVDAWLEPFRRDMEERYERLDHLLQRLQQEEHNNEQAESDR comes from the coding sequence ATGAACACAACCTTTCAAGCGCTGGTTGACCCCACGCGCAGACGCATTCTGGATCTGGTCCGCGAGCAGCCCCGCTTGGTGGGCGAACTGGTCGATCTGTTGAAGCTCAGCCAACCCGGCGTCTCCAAGCACCTGCGGGTGCTGCGCGAGGCAGGGCTGGTGAGTGTGCGCCAGGATGCTCAGCGGCATTGGTACGAACTGCGACCGGAACCGCTGGCCGAGGTTGATGCATGGCTGGAACCGTTCCGCCGTGACATGGAGGAGCGTTACGAGCGCCTGGATCATCTTCTACAGAGACTACAGCAAGAGGAGCATAACAATGAGCAAGCTGAATCTGATCGCTGA
- a CDS encoding branched-chain amino acid ABC transporter permease translates to MIDRYVYSPINKIENPALRSALDGLARLLLDNWLYLIAVLLLWRFPNIIAQMTDTEVTPQRPTGDSVFWQSIMAQSLLLASLSMSYNLLFGYSGIVSFGHALFFGTGGYVTFMLIAQIDGMSFYLAVLLAVVASIALSLIAGMVTLRLKGVYFTMFTLAFAEMFFVLAKSGTFRNYTGAEDGLVVRDIIPDALNATPTADGSRLFMYRLTLVFFVLVFLAIRRYLSSPAGRVMLSIRENEERARTIGYNTVRYKLLAMSFAGVIATLTGILFVLWSTDKRVKPDLLSLNYTVLPLLYTLIGGLGTLVGPVVSTLGLELGESYLRDKTITVGSTTISIAEQWDLFLGVLFIVSVMVLPNGIVGTWSKWRAERRIKRMEHELHADT, encoded by the coding sequence ATGATCGACCGCTACGTTTATTCGCCGATCAACAAGATCGAGAATCCCGCGCTGCGCAGCGCGCTCGATGGGCTGGCACGCCTGCTCCTCGATAATTGGCTGTATCTTATCGCCGTGCTGCTGCTGTGGCGCTTCCCGAACATCATCGCGCAGATGACGGACACCGAAGTCACGCCACAGCGCCCCACGGGCGACTCGGTCTTCTGGCAGAGCATCATGGCGCAGTCGCTGCTGCTGGCCTCGCTCTCGATGAGCTATAACCTGCTGTTCGGATACAGCGGTATCGTGTCATTCGGGCACGCACTGTTCTTCGGCACAGGTGGCTATGTGACCTTCATGCTCATCGCGCAGATCGACGGCATGTCGTTCTATCTGGCAGTGCTGCTGGCAGTGGTAGCGAGCATTGCGCTCAGTCTCATCGCGGGCATGGTCACGCTGCGGCTGAAAGGCGTGTACTTCACCATGTTCACGCTGGCCTTCGCCGAGATGTTTTTCGTGCTGGCCAAGAGTGGCACCTTTCGTAACTATACCGGCGCGGAAGATGGCCTCGTCGTGCGCGACATCATCCCCGACGCGCTGAACGCCACCCCGACCGCTGACGGCAGCCGCCTGTTTATGTATCGTTTGACGCTGGTGTTCTTCGTGCTGGTATTCCTGGCGATCCGGCGCTACCTTAGCTCTCCGGCAGGGCGGGTGATGTTGTCCATCCGCGAGAACGAGGAACGCGCGCGGACCATCGGCTATAACACCGTGCGCTACAAGCTGCTCGCGATGTCGTTTGCGGGCGTGATCGCCACACTGACGGGCATCCTGTTCGTGCTGTGGAGCACCGACAAACGTGTCAAGCCGGACCTGCTCAGCCTGAACTACACCGTGCTGCCGCTGCTTTACACGCTGATCGGCGGGCTGGGCACGCTGGTCGGACCTGTGGTGAGCACGCTCGGGCTGGAGCTGGGCGAGTCGTACCTGCGCGACAAGACGATCACCGTGGGATCGACCACGATCAGCATCGCGGAGCAGTGGGATCTGTTCCTGGGCGTGTTGTTCATCGTGTCGGTGATGGTGCTGCCTAACGGCATCGTCGGCACCTGGAGCAAGTGGCGCGCGGAACGGCGCATCAAACGCATGGAGCACGAACTACACGCGGATACCTGA
- a CDS encoding biotin/lipoyl-containing protein, with product MKVTVKVDNQVFEVEVGDLTARPITATVDGQRFEVWPEETAAPAKAAPAARKQTGRIPSTPSVLPHPEVSNPPTAASAVPRTSAAAAAAPTGPAANAVHAPIPGVIVSVAAAAGSRVEVGQELCVLEAMKMKNVIRAPRAGEISVVHIAAGQHVKHRDLLFEYAD from the coding sequence ATGAAAGTGACTGTGAAAGTCGATAATCAGGTCTTTGAGGTCGAAGTCGGGGACCTGACCGCGCGGCCCATCACGGCGACGGTAGACGGCCAGCGCTTCGAAGTCTGGCCGGAAGAAACCGCCGCACCAGCCAAAGCTGCGCCCGCCGCCCGCAAACAGACGGGGCGCATTCCCAGCACGCCGAGCGTCCTACCGCACCCGGAAGTCAGCAATCCGCCGACCGCCGCCAGCGCCGTGCCGCGCACCTCTGCCGCCGCTGCCGCCGCGCCGACCGGACCCGCCGCCAACGCCGTGCACGCGCCCATTCCCGGTGTGATCGTGTCGGTCGCTGCCGCCGCTGGGAGCCGCGTCGAGGTCGGGCAAGAGCTGTGTGTGCTGGAAGCCATGAAGATGAAAAACGTCATCCGCGCCCCGCGCGCAGGCGAAATCTCTGTCGTGCATATCGCTGCGGGCCAGCACGTCAAGCATCGCGACCTGCTGTTCGAATACGCGGACTGA
- a CDS encoding ABC transporter ATP-binding protein — protein MSEDIILEGRGLRKEFGGLVAVATVNIRVRRGDLHSIIGPNGAGKTTLFNLLTGNLRPTRGQVLFRGEDITATPLHRRVHLGLGRSFQVTNIFPNLTVLENVRLAAQALGRDSFKVWWHYRHFKSYSDAATGALEQVGLSDKAAVPAAILPHGDQRKLEMAILLASDAEVLLLDEPTAGMATEQVPALMEMIQRIRREGHKTIMLVEHNMNVVMNASDRITVMHQGEVLAEGTPAEITRNETVQKAYLGELYGDFADLVQGAES, from the coding sequence ATGTCTGAAGACATCATTCTTGAAGGCCGGGGCCTGCGCAAAGAGTTCGGCGGGCTGGTGGCCGTGGCGACCGTGAATATTCGCGTCCGGCGCGGCGACCTGCATTCGATTATTGGGCCGAATGGCGCGGGCAAAACCACGCTGTTTAATTTATTAACCGGCAACTTGCGGCCCACCCGGGGCCAGGTGTTGTTTAGAGGCGAAGACATTACGGCGACGCCGCTGCACCGCCGGGTTCATTTGGGCCTGGGGCGCTCGTTCCAGGTTACGAATATCTTCCCGAACCTGACCGTGCTCGAAAACGTGCGGTTGGCAGCCCAGGCTCTGGGCCGTGACAGCTTCAAAGTGTGGTGGCATTACCGGCACTTTAAGTCGTACAGCGACGCGGCTACCGGCGCGCTGGAGCAGGTGGGCCTGAGCGATAAGGCGGCGGTCCCGGCGGCGATTTTGCCGCACGGCGATCAGCGCAAGCTCGAAATGGCGATCCTGCTGGCGTCCGACGCCGAGGTGCTGCTGCTGGACGAGCCGACGGCAGGCATGGCGACTGAGCAGGTCCCGGCGCTGATGGAGATGATCCAGCGCATCCGCCGCGAAGGACATAAAACAATTATGCTCGTCGAGCACAACATGAACGTGGTGATGAACGCCTCCGACCGGATCACCGTGATGCACCAGGGTGAGGTGCTGGCCGAAGGCACGCCCGCCGAGATCACGCGCAACGAGACGGTCCAGAAGGCGTACCTGGGCGAGTTGTACGGTGACTTTGCCGATCTGGTGCAGGGGGCAGAGTCATGA
- a CDS encoding leucine-rich repeat domain-containing protein yields MVDEEALREWESRLWAEGCLAPGEPIPRVPCDLFPADTRNVVCGIDNGEVVALAARYCGLSALPESLGALRGLRRLELTGSALAGLPDSIGDLAQLQTLHLDENRLTVLPDALGRLTRLTELNLRANRIAVLPESFWQLVNLEVLFLGENPLGRLDDQIGTLGRLTQLYVHDNDLTAVPGAIGDLARLEILDLGHNALDALPDTIGKLRRLSVLYLSNNRLSGLPLSFGDLSALTYLNLTDNDFTVLPESLGDLTRLVELRLYNNRLSKLPESLGNLRDLRELHAMHNALESLPASFGGLRSLRTMALSNNALTVLPDEIGDLGALAELDLRNNRLASVSETLGALGNLVTLDLRGNRLRALPASLGQLHRLEKLDLRWNKLTAVPEWMRDLEERGCVVLR; encoded by the coding sequence ATGGTTGACGAAGAAGCGCTGCGTGAATGGGAATCCCGGTTGTGGGCGGAGGGCTGCCTCGCGCCCGGTGAGCCGATCCCGCGCGTACCATGTGATCTGTTCCCGGCAGACACGCGGAATGTTGTCTGCGGCATCGATAACGGTGAGGTGGTGGCGCTGGCAGCACGGTACTGTGGGCTGAGCGCGCTGCCGGAGTCTTTGGGTGCGCTGCGGGGCCTGCGTCGCCTTGAGTTAACCGGGAGTGCGTTAGCCGGACTGCCGGACTCGATCGGGGATCTGGCACAGCTACAAACCCTGCACCTGGACGAGAACCGTCTCACGGTGCTGCCCGATGCGCTCGGGCGGCTGACCCGCCTCACCGAACTCAACTTACGCGCCAACCGGATCGCCGTGCTGCCAGAGTCGTTCTGGCAGCTGGTGAATCTGGAGGTGCTGTTCCTGGGCGAAAATCCGTTGGGCCGCCTGGACGACCAGATCGGGACGCTGGGCCGCCTGACGCAGCTTTACGTGCACGATAACGATCTGACCGCCGTGCCGGGCGCGATCGGAGATCTGGCGCGGCTCGAAATCCTGGATCTCGGCCACAACGCACTAGACGCGCTGCCGGACACGATCGGCAAGCTGCGCCGGTTGTCCGTGCTGTACCTCAGTAACAACCGCCTGTCGGGTTTGCCGCTCTCGTTTGGGGACCTTTCCGCGCTGACCTACCTTAACCTGACCGACAACGACTTCACGGTGCTGCCGGAGAGCCTCGGCGATCTCACGCGGCTGGTGGAGCTTCGGCTTTACAACAATCGCCTGTCCAAGCTGCCGGAATCGCTGGGCAATCTGCGGGATCTGCGCGAGCTGCACGCCATGCACAACGCGCTGGAATCGCTGCCCGCGTCGTTCGGTGGGCTGCGCAGCCTGCGCACGATGGCGCTGTCCAACAACGCACTGACGGTCCTGCCGGACGAGATCGGGGATCTGGGGGCGCTAGCCGAGTTGGACTTGCGCAACAACCGCTTGGCATCCGTGTCGGAGACGTTGGGCGCTCTGGGAAATCTGGTGACGCTCGATCTGCGCGGGAACCGTCTGCGCGCGCTGCCCGCCAGCCTGGGGCAGTTGCATCGCCTCGAAAAGCTCGATCTGCGCTGGAATAAGCTGACCGCAGTGCCGGAGTGGATGCGCGATCTCGAAGAACGCGGCTGCGTCGTGCTGAGATAG
- a CDS encoding substrate-binding domain-containing protein, translating into MRKLSLILLPILVLALVAAPVSRSVQAQDGETLKIGLLTDLSGALQLYGAELQNGFTLGLDYATDGALEIAGRPVEVVVRDYAGDADQAAQQARELIEVEGVEVLVGAPSSGVTQGLVSIAAEYGVILMAGPAADPRLTGEFFEPTTFRACRNSYHDAFDIATWAVENVGPNYVQLAPDYAFGYGSVAAFNYAFMSKGATFVQDAIYAPTDTTEFGPYIQEIVDSGADGVIVTWAGSSSINLFQQMSEAGIGVDEDKPVLITGFGSNDDVSSFVDDSQVGNVGLIVYHYTLPDNDINDWLVEQHEERYSEEPDLFTECGFATAQALTAGITMAEGSTLPEDLIPALEGITWDGPKGAYTMRAEDHQALMPMYVVRLIDAQPEAFQYYELVAEVSAEDAAPPCEAGTDRSSDTLDCTPLAERAAQ; encoded by the coding sequence ATGCGTAAACTCTCTCTGATTCTTCTCCCTATTTTGGTGCTGGCGCTGGTCGCCGCACCGGTGAGCCGCTCGGTTCAGGCGCAGGATGGCGAGACGCTGAAGATCGGCCTGCTGACCGACCTGTCGGGCGCGCTGCAACTGTACGGCGCGGAACTGCAAAACGGCTTCACGCTCGGCCTCGACTACGCGACGGACGGCGCGCTTGAGATCGCCGGGCGTCCAGTTGAGGTGGTCGTCCGCGACTACGCGGGCGACGCCGATCAGGCGGCCCAGCAGGCGCGCGAGCTGATCGAAGTCGAAGGCGTCGAAGTGTTGGTCGGCGCGCCCAGCTCTGGCGTGACGCAGGGCTTGGTCAGCATCGCCGCCGAATATGGCGTGATTCTGATGGCCGGTCCGGCGGCGGACCCGCGCCTCACCGGCGAGTTTTTCGAGCCGACGACCTTCCGCGCGTGCCGTAACTCCTACCACGACGCTTTCGACATCGCCACGTGGGCGGTCGAGAACGTTGGCCCTAACTACGTCCAGCTGGCCCCCGACTACGCGTTCGGCTACGGCTCGGTGGCGGCGTTCAACTATGCCTTCATGAGCAAGGGCGCGACCTTCGTGCAGGACGCGATCTACGCCCCGACCGATACGACCGAGTTTGGCCCCTACATCCAGGAAATCGTGGATTCTGGCGCAGACGGCGTGATCGTGACCTGGGCCGGGTCGTCCTCCATCAACCTGTTCCAGCAGATGTCCGAAGCGGGCATCGGCGTCGATGAAGACAAGCCCGTGCTCATCACCGGCTTCGGCTCCAACGACGACGTCAGCTCGTTCGTAGACGACTCGCAGGTCGGCAACGTGGGCCTGATTGTCTACCACTACACCCTGCCGGACAACGACATCAACGACTGGCTCGTCGAGCAGCATGAAGAACGCTACAGCGAAGAGCCGGACCTGTTCACCGAATGCGGTTTCGCCACGGCGCAGGCGCTGACGGCGGGCATCACGATGGCCGAAGGCTCCACGCTGCCGGAAGACCTGATCCCGGCGCTGGAAGGCATCACCTGGGACGGCCCGAAGGGCGCCTACACCATGCGCGCTGAGGACCATCAGGCACTCATGCCCATGTACGTCGTGCGCCTGATCGACGCGCAGCCCGAAGCGTTCCAGTACTACGAGCTGGTCGCGGAAGTGTCGGCTGAAGACGCGGCTCCGCCGTGCGAAGCCGGTACGGATCGCAGCAGCGACACGCTCGACTGCACGCCGCTCGCCGAGCGCGCCGCGCAGTAG
- a CDS encoding sodium ion-translocating decarboxylase subunit beta, with amino-acid sequence MDFSELLPELIKGFTHFTPGNALMILAGLVLVALAVLKEYEPVLLLPIGFGCILANIPLTGMTEGQGLFAVLYKAGISNELFPLLIFIGVGAMIDFSPLLAQPKMVLLGAAGQFGIFATLILATLLGFPLNEAASIGVIGAIDGPTSIYVASKLAPSLLAPIAVAAYSYMSLVPIIQPPIMRAMTTKAERRIRMDYSPRPVSRRALVLFPIVVTVVVGLLVPEATPLISMLMLGNLLRESRVVERLNLSAQNEIINIATLFLGITVGSTMAAGSFLNLDTIQILILGLLAFALDTVAGLLFGKLMSRLSGGKINPLIGAAGISAFPMAGRLVAQVAQDEDFENFILMHAMGANTAGQLGSVMAGGVLLTLALSIL; translated from the coding sequence ATGGATTTTTCTGAGCTTCTACCTGAACTCATTAAAGGCTTCACGCACTTCACGCCGGGCAACGCTTTGATGATCCTCGCCGGACTGGTGCTGGTCGCGCTGGCCGTGCTCAAGGAGTACGAGCCGGTGCTGCTGCTGCCGATTGGCTTCGGCTGCATCCTGGCCAACATTCCGCTGACAGGCATGACCGAAGGCCAGGGTCTGTTCGCCGTGCTGTACAAGGCCGGGATCAGCAACGAGCTGTTCCCGCTGCTGATCTTCATCGGTGTGGGCGCGATGATCGACTTCAGCCCCCTGCTGGCCCAGCCCAAAATGGTACTGCTCGGCGCGGCGGGCCAGTTCGGCATCTTCGCCACGCTGATCCTGGCGACACTGCTCGGCTTCCCGCTCAACGAAGCGGCCAGCATCGGCGTGATCGGCGCGATCGACGGGCCGACCTCGATCTACGTGGCGAGCAAGCTCGCCCCATCGCTGCTGGCCCCGATTGCCGTAGCCGCTTATTCATATATGAGCCTCGTACCGATCATCCAGCCGCCGATCATGCGCGCCATGACCACCAAAGCCGAGCGCCGCATCCGCATGGACTATTCGCCGCGCCCGGTGTCGCGCCGCGCGCTGGTGCTGTTCCCCATTGTGGTAACGGTCGTCGTGGGCCTGCTGGTGCCGGAAGCCACGCCGCTGATCAGCATGCTGATGCTGGGGAACCTGCTGCGCGAAAGCCGCGTCGTGGAGCGGCTGAACCTCAGCGCGCAAAACGAGATCATCAACATCGCCACCCTGTTCCTGGGCATCACCGTCGGATCGACGATGGCAGCAGGCAGCTTCCTGAACCTGGACACGATCCAGATCCTGATCCTCGGCCTGCTCGCCTTCGCGCTGGACACGGTCGCCGGGCTGCTGTTCGGCAAGCTGATGTCACGTCTCAGCGGCGGCAAGATCAACCCGTTGATCGGCGCGGCGGGCATCAGCGCCTTCCCCATGGCCGGACGCCTCGTGGCGCAGGTCGCGCAGGATGAGGACTTCGAGAACTTCATCCTGATGCACGCGATGGGAGCGAACACGGCGGGCCAGCTTGGCAGCGTCATGGCGGGCGGCGTGCTGCTCACGCTGGCGCTGAGCATACTCTAG
- a CDS encoding ABC transporter ATP-binding protein → MSAAPQDSILEVRNIHTFIGEFHILEGVTVDVPRGSITVLLGRNGAGKTTTLRSIMGLNAPRTGEIVFQGVPIHHLPPHKIAQMGIGYVPEKRIIFRDLTVEQNLIIAERKKGDLDRKADFIFGLFPDLKRLYSLPGGNLSGGQQQMLAIARALVPDNTLLLIDEPSEGLAPVLIEQMMAAIRQLSATTTVLLVEQNFQVASQIAERYVIIEEGVSVHAGKMADLISDRQLITTYLGVA, encoded by the coding sequence ATGAGCGCCGCCCCGCAGGATTCTATTCTCGAAGTGCGCAACATTCATACGTTCATCGGGGAGTTCCACATCCTCGAAGGCGTGACGGTGGACGTGCCGCGCGGCAGCATCACCGTGCTGCTGGGACGCAATGGCGCGGGCAAGACGACCACGCTGCGCAGCATCATGGGCCTGAACGCGCCCCGCACGGGCGAGATCGTGTTCCAGGGCGTGCCCATTCACCACCTGCCGCCGCACAAGATCGCGCAGATGGGCATCGGTTACGTGCCGGAGAAGCGCATCATCTTCCGCGACCTGACGGTGGAACAGAACCTGATCATCGCCGAGCGCAAAAAGGGCGATCTGGACCGTAAGGCGGATTTCATCTTCGGGCTGTTCCCCGACCTCAAGCGCCTGTACAGCCTGCCGGGCGGCAACCTTTCCGGCGGGCAGCAGCAGATGCTGGCCATCGCGCGGGCACTCGTGCCCGATAATACGCTGCTGCTGATTGACGAGCCGAGCGAGGGTTTGGCCCCGGTGCTGATCGAGCAGATGATGGCCGCGATCAGGCAGCTTTCGGCGACGACAACGGTGCTGCTGGTCGAGCAGAACTTCCAGGTGGCGAGCCAGATCGCCGAGCGATACGTGATTATCGAGGAGGGCGTTTCCGTGCACGCAGGCAAGATGGCCGATCTCATATCGGACCGGCAGTTGATCACGACCTATCTGGGCGTGGCGTAG
- a CDS encoding acyl-CoA synthetase, with product MYIGDTLARRAIYTPDRLAVVDAGKPDRPHYTYQQMNERANRLANWLRDEVGVRKGDRIGIVALDGVEFLDAFFACGKLGAILACYNWRMHWRELVQVMADTTPKLMIFSDDFKDNVRQAAAETPSVTHLLHIEGEGVPGSVRFEDAIRAGDLAPVTDDSITEEDIVALIFTGGTTGVPKGAQISHRMIVWNTLNTVIHDILPGDTTVNVFPMFHTGGLLVYTMPLMIVGGTAILLRRFDPALVLDLIEEYRADFFAGVPTMYQMLTQAENWDRADLSSLRFCTSGGAPLPVTLVEKFADEKGVRFKQGFGMTEFGPGIFALAPEDAIRKAGSIGRPNFFVDARIVDENNQPLGPNEVGELVLRGPSFCSGYFNMPDAMAEVVDADGWFHTGDMAKHDEDWYFFIVDRKKDMFISGGENVYPTEIEQALYRHPAVHQCAVVGVPDPKWGEVGRAYVVLKAGASATEDELIGYLRERLAGYKVPKSVAFIDALPISAAGKILKRELREQAAQSA from the coding sequence ATGTACATCGGGGACACGCTGGCACGGCGCGCGATTTACACGCCGGACCGGCTGGCGGTCGTGGACGCGGGCAAGCCGGATCGCCCGCATTACACCTACCAACAGATGAACGAGCGCGCGAACCGGCTCGCCAACTGGCTGCGCGATGAGGTCGGTGTGCGCAAGGGCGACCGGATCGGGATCGTGGCGCTGGATGGCGTCGAGTTCCTGGACGCGTTTTTCGCCTGCGGCAAGCTGGGCGCGATCCTGGCCTGCTACAACTGGCGGATGCACTGGCGCGAGCTGGTCCAGGTGATGGCTGACACCACGCCCAAACTGATGATCTTCTCTGACGACTTCAAAGACAATGTGCGGCAGGCCGCCGCCGAGACGCCGAGCGTGACGCACCTGCTGCACATCGAGGGCGAAGGCGTGCCCGGCAGCGTGCGCTTTGAGGACGCGATCCGGGCAGGCGATCTGGCTCCGGTGACAGATGACAGCATCACCGAAGAAGACATCGTGGCGCTGATCTTCACTGGCGGCACGACCGGCGTCCCGAAGGGCGCACAGATCAGCCACCGCATGATCGTCTGGAATACGCTCAATACCGTGATTCACGACATCCTGCCCGGCGACACGACTGTGAATGTGTTCCCCATGTTCCACACGGGCGGGCTGCTGGTCTACACCATGCCGCTGATGATCGTGGGTGGCACGGCGATCCTGCTGCGGCGCTTCGACCCCGCGTTGGTGCTGGACCTGATCGAGGAATACCGCGCCGACTTCTTCGCGGGCGTGCCGACCATGTACCAGATGCTCACCCAGGCCGAGAACTGGGACCGCGCCGACCTGAGCAGCCTGCGCTTCTGCACCAGCGGCGGCGCGCCGCTGCCCGTGACGCTCGTCGAGAAGTTCGCGGACGAGAAGGGCGTGCGCTTCAAGCAGGGGTTCGGTATGACCGAGTTTGGTCCCGGTATTTTCGCGCTCGCGCCGGAAGACGCAATCCGCAAAGCGGGCAGCATCGGACGGCCCAACTTCTTCGTGGATGCGCGTATCGTGGACGAAAACAACCAGCCGCTCGGCCCGAACGAAGTGGGCGAGTTGGTGCTGCGCGGCCCGTCGTTCTGCTCCGGCTATTTCAACATGCCCGACGCGATGGCCGAGGTGGTGGACGCAGACGGCTGGTTCCACACCGGCGATATGGCGAAACACGATGAGGACTGGTACTTCTTCATCGTGGACCGCAAAAAAGACATGTTCATTTCCGGCGGCGAAAACGTCTATCCGACCGAGATCGAGCAGGCGCTGTACCGCCACCCCGCCGTGCACCAATGCGCGGTGGTGGGCGTGCCCGATCCGAAATGGGGCGAGGTGGGCCGCGCGTACGTGGTGCTGAAGGCGGGCGCGAGCGCGACCGAGGACGAGCTGATCGGCTACCTGCGCGAGCGGCTGGCTGGGTACAAGGTTCCCAAGTCGGTCGCGTTCATCGACGCGCTGCCGATTTCGGCGGCGGGCAAGATCCTGAAGCGCGAGTTGCGCGAGCAGGCGGCTCAGTCGGCCTAG